In one Drosophila albomicans strain 15112-1751.03 chromosome X, ASM965048v2, whole genome shotgun sequence genomic region, the following are encoded:
- the LOC117572884 gene encoding ELAV-like protein 4 isoform X3 produces MTNAMDIVKNGGSANGSVDGSNDESRTNLIVNYLPQTMTQEEMRSLFSSIGELESCKLVRDKVSGNLVLPASLTALNPALQQGQSLGYGFVNYVRAEDAEKAVNTLNGLRLQNKVIKVSYARPSSESIKGANLYVSGLPKNLSQPDLEGMFASFGKIITSRILCDNISGLSKGVGFIRFDQRNEAERAIQELNGKTPKGYAEPITVKFANNPSNSAKAQIAPPLTAYLTPQAAAATRRLAGALPSAGRISIGKSPLLAINKGLRSDNYMLVLSTE; encoded by the exons ATGACCAACGCCATGGACATTGTGAAGAACGGAGGCAGCGCCAACGGATCCGTTGATGGCAGCAATGATGAGTCGCGTACCAATTTGATAGTCAACTATCTGCCACAAACCATGACGCAAGAGGAGATGCGATCGCTCTTCTCAAGCATTGGTGAGTTGGAGAGTTGCAAACTGGTGCGTGATAAAGTCTCAGGTAATTTGG TCTTGCCAGCATCATTGACCGCACTCAATCCGGCTTTGCAGCAAG gtCAGAGTCTGGGCTATGGATTTGTTAACTATGTACGCGCCGAGGACGCTGAGAAGGCTGTGAACACCCTGAACGGTTTGCGTTTGCAGAATAAGGTTATTAAAGTATCATACGCCCGTCCAAGTTCAGAATCTATAAAGGGTGCTAATTTATATGTATCGGGTCTTCCGAAAAATCTATCACAACCAGACTTGGAGGGGATGTTTGCATCGTTTGGCAAAATAATTACATCTCGTATACTCTGTGATAATATTTCTG GTCTATCGAAGGGTGTTGGTTTTATACGTTTCGATCAACGCAACGAAGCTGAGCGCGCCATCCAGGAGTTGAATGGCAAAACTCCGAAGGGCTATGCCGAACCGATAACCGTTAAATTTGCCAACAATCCAAGCAATAGCGCCAAGGCCCAGATCGCCCCACCATTAACCGCATACTTGACGCCTCAGGCAGCGGCGGCCACACGCCGTTTGGCCGGTGCTCTGCCATCGGCCGGTCGCATAAG CATTGGAAAAAGTCCATTGTTAGCGATTAACAAGGGTTTGCGAAG CGACAATTACATGCTTGTGCTTTCAACtgaataa